A section of the Sedimentisphaera cyanobacteriorum genome encodes:
- a CDS encoding metallophosphoesterase family protein, which translates to MFAIISDIHSNIEALNTVLEDIENRGIKKIICLGDVLGYGPYPFECLDLIIEKTDTCIMGNHDYAVLYEPTNFNYGAELAAYWTREQLCTEKEVKLAEKRWSFLAGLPMRYSFGLEAEGQKINVDMVHASPRRPINEYVFPDDIFTSPAKVTSLFDNVKNICFIGHTHLPGVFLEDPDFYTPDELGDYYPIEPEEKAIINVGSVGQPRDRDKRASYAYVQDNKVYFVRLEYDIANISEKIYSIPMLDNFEADRLIEGR; encoded by the coding sequence ATGTTTGCAATTATCAGCGATATTCACTCAAACATTGAAGCATTAAACACAGTACTCGAGGACATCGAAAACAGAGGCATAAAGAAAATTATCTGCCTTGGGGATGTTTTGGGATACGGGCCTTATCCGTTTGAATGCCTTGATCTTATCATAGAGAAAACAGATACCTGCATAATGGGCAACCACGATTATGCAGTGCTTTACGAGCCTACGAACTTCAACTACGGCGCAGAGCTCGCTGCATACTGGACTCGCGAGCAGCTCTGCACGGAAAAAGAAGTGAAGCTGGCTGAAAAAAGATGGAGCTTTCTTGCAGGACTGCCGATGAGATACAGCTTCGGATTGGAAGCTGAAGGGCAGAAAATTAATGTGGATATGGTTCATGCATCGCCGAGAAGGCCGATAAATGAATACGTTTTCCCTGACGACATCTTCACCTCGCCTGCGAAGGTTACCTCGCTTTTTGACAACGTAAAAAATATCTGCTTCATCGGGCATACACACCTGCCTGGCGTGTTTCTGGAAGACCCGGACTTCTACACGCCCGATGAACTCGGAGATTACTACCCGATTGAGCCTGAGGAAAAGGCTATTATAAACGTTGGTTCAGTTGGCCAGCCAAGAGACAGAGATAAAAGAGCAAGCTATGCTTACGTGCAGGACAACAAGGTGTATTTTGTACGGCTGGAATACGATATTGCCAACATTTCCGAAAAGATTTACAGCATCCCAATGCTCGACAACTTCGAAGCCGATAGACTTATTGAAGGAAGATAA
- a CDS encoding aminomethyltransferase family protein — translation MLKISPLTELYERFGAVFSEYYGWNMPADFPEFPSCEDALFKSNIAFDLTPFGRFEITGQGFKQFAEKLAGGKLREGECSFSRLSCGVVRTVTAGGKALVISHPANNASVLKLLKDEAAGGGTAVRDITENTAMFGLYGPKAYQAFSSLAPISLNLEREEADVISAMMMSFTVMRSSWIGSDGLEVICSSSLARMAASPIEKYHKKADIIPGSAGCLDKAAVKFMETFEE, via the coding sequence ATGCTAAAAATCAGCCCTCTTACAGAGCTTTACGAGAGGTTCGGTGCAGTTTTCTCCGAATACTACGGATGGAATATGCCTGCAGATTTTCCGGAATTCCCTTCGTGCGAAGATGCCCTGTTCAAATCGAACATAGCATTCGACCTTACTCCATTCGGAAGATTCGAGATTACAGGCCAAGGCTTCAAGCAGTTCGCTGAGAAGCTCGCAGGCGGGAAGCTCCGCGAAGGCGAATGCAGTTTCAGCAGACTCTCCTGCGGGGTGGTTAGAACAGTAACTGCCGGCGGGAAGGCGCTTGTTATAAGCCATCCGGCAAATAACGCGAGCGTTTTAAAACTTCTCAAAGATGAAGCTGCAGGCGGCGGGACTGCTGTAAGGGATATTACGGAGAATACAGCGATGTTCGGCCTCTACGGGCCTAAGGCTTATCAGGCCTTTTCGAGTCTTGCTCCGATAAGCCTCAATCTTGAGCGTGAAGAGGCGGATGTGATCTCGGCAATGATGATGAGCTTCACCGTAATGCGCTCTAGCTGGATCGGCTCAGACGGATTAGAGGTAATCTGCAGCAGTTCGCTTGCACGTATGGCAGCAAGCCCTATAGAAAAGTATCACAAGAAAGCAGACATAATCCCCGGCTCGGCCGGATGCCTTGATAAAGCAGCGGTCAAATTTATGGAAACCTTTGAAGAATAA